One window of Phycisphaeraceae bacterium genomic DNA carries:
- a CDS encoding UDP-N-acetylmuramoyl-L-alanyl-D-glutamate--2,6-diaminopimelate ligase gives MIERGLFDVESDVKLSDLIAGLDVRIARGDPDAVRICDVTEDSRTVMPGSLFVARCGWKSDGRAFVGQACEQGAVAIVSDDPRVCEGGICEPGAHHRDLGKDVAVVVTPNIPRVSALMAERFYGNPSSKLAMVGVTGTNGKTTVVHLIHQITNASSLRCGMIGTVLIDDGREIAPATMTTPPAVEVSRTLATMVEFGCGACAMETSSHALDQGRVAAIRFRVGVFTNLTGDHLDYHKTMERYADAKAALFESIPTDGFAIVNAEDPAHQRMLRNCSAHVLCCVARGLTESERSSGSSCGVTITARSTKGMELTIEGPWGGIHATCPLIGDHNAMNALQAVAVCHVLGLSKDAIASGLSGCTTPRGRLDPVVLPGLTRAQRAALPTVLVDFAHTDDGLRNALRAVRSVLPAPVDGEPAPRLWVVFGAGGNKDRAKRPRMGRIAAELADVVVLTSDNPRSERPSDIINEIIAGIESPEARSRVVVHADRGEAIEHAIRNAAPLDIVLIAGKGHEADQELPDGRGGTYRVPFDDAAIAAAVLAARRA, from the coding sequence ATGATTGAGCGTGGTCTGTTCGACGTGGAGAGCGACGTGAAACTGTCCGATCTCATCGCTGGGCTAGACGTCAGGATCGCCCGGGGCGATCCCGATGCCGTCCGTATCTGCGATGTCACCGAGGACAGCCGCACCGTCATGCCAGGATCCCTCTTCGTCGCTCGATGCGGCTGGAAATCCGACGGACGCGCCTTCGTCGGCCAGGCCTGCGAGCAGGGCGCGGTCGCCATTGTCTCCGATGATCCGCGAGTCTGCGAGGGGGGTATCTGCGAGCCCGGCGCACACCACCGCGACCTCGGCAAAGACGTCGCCGTCGTTGTGACACCCAACATCCCTCGCGTCTCCGCCCTCATGGCCGAGCGCTTCTACGGCAACCCCTCCTCCAAACTCGCCATGGTCGGCGTCACCGGCACCAACGGCAAGACAACAGTCGTTCATCTCATCCACCAGATCACTAACGCATCATCCCTTCGCTGCGGGATGATCGGCACGGTCTTGATCGATGACGGGCGCGAGATCGCCCCGGCGACCATGACCACGCCCCCCGCCGTCGAGGTCAGCCGCACCCTCGCGACCATGGTCGAGTTCGGCTGCGGCGCCTGCGCGATGGAGACATCGAGCCACGCACTCGACCAGGGGCGCGTCGCCGCCATCCGCTTCAGGGTCGGCGTCTTCACCAACCTGACAGGCGACCACCTCGACTACCACAAGACCATGGAGCGGTACGCAGACGCGAAGGCCGCTCTCTTCGAGTCCATCCCGACCGACGGCTTCGCCATCGTGAACGCCGAAGACCCCGCCCACCAGCGCATGCTGCGCAACTGCAGCGCACACGTTCTATGCTGCGTCGCAAGGGGGCTGACAGAGAGCGAAAGATCATCCGGTTCCTCGTGCGGCGTCACCATCACCGCCCGCTCGACCAAGGGGATGGAACTCACGATCGAGGGGCCGTGGGGCGGCATCCACGCGACCTGCCCGCTGATCGGCGATCACAACGCCATGAACGCCCTCCAGGCCGTTGCGGTCTGCCACGTCCTCGGGCTCTCGAAAGATGCCATCGCGTCCGGTCTTTCCGGCTGCACAACACCCCGCGGCCGGCTCGATCCCGTCGTCCTTCCGGGGCTCACACGCGCGCAGCGCGCCGCACTCCCGACTGTACTTGTCGATTTCGCGCACACCGACGACGGGCTCAGGAATGCCCTCCGCGCTGTGCGGAGCGTGCTCCCCGCGCCTGTCGATGGCGAGCCGGCACCACGTCTCTGGGTCGTCTTCGGTGCGGGCGGAAACAAGGACCGCGCCAAACGCCCGCGCATGGGGCGGATCGCCGCCGAGCTTGCCGACGTCGTTGTCCTGACGAGCGACAACCCGCGGAGCGAGCGTCCATCGGACATCATCAACGAAATCATCGCGGGCATCGAAAGTCCTGAGGCAAGGTCGCGCGTCGTCGTTCACGCCGACCGGGGCGAGGCGATCGAGCACGCCATACGCAACGCCGCGCCGCTCGATATCGTGCTCATCGCGGGAAAGGGCCACGAGGCCGATCAGGAACTCCCCGATGGGCGAGGCGGCACCTACAGGGTCCCGTTTGATGACGCGGCCATCGCCGCAGCGGTCCTGGCGGCGCGGCGTGCATAA
- a CDS encoding UDP-N-acetylmuramoyl-tripeptide--D-alanyl-D-alanine ligase, with translation MTEHARFWTPDGIRAAAGGTWLARPDPGSDQTLTGVAIDSRAVQPGNIFIAIKGENTDGHLYVAEAAQAGASLIIVSADVDLPSLGSVSVLRVSDTRAALLRLGAAWRRLLEGTRVIAVVGSNGKTTTVRLIDAALGSAMRGSASIKSFNNEIGVPLTILRAKRGDQYLVCEVGTSAPGEIATLSQVVQPDVAVITSIGREHLEFFGSVKGVATEESSVLDHLRPGGLGVFTAESAELDDVLKARSLRSDAGSGPTMIRFGTSSTADIRVVSVEQDDSGLDFTLNDRARFRVPLIGAHNACNAAAAVAVARRLRLSDDDIHRGLASARGESMRLERTRIGDIDLINDAYNANPDSVLAALEALGALKPKPGAGRVLVLGDMLELGPDGPSLHDDVLRAVAGEAGIDRVVLVGPMMSARADLLASRGDLARVLALADSTPEQAARAASMVRPGDVVLLKGSRGMRLERIADAIAARHASPDQHTLRSHSAEPAQTRSVNA, from the coding sequence TTGACCGAGCATGCAAGGTTCTGGACACCGGATGGAATCCGTGCGGCCGCGGGCGGCACATGGCTCGCCCGTCCCGATCCGGGCTCAGACCAGACGCTGACCGGCGTGGCGATCGACTCGCGCGCTGTTCAGCCCGGAAACATCTTCATCGCGATCAAGGGTGAGAACACCGACGGGCACCTCTACGTTGCAGAGGCCGCGCAAGCCGGTGCATCGCTCATCATCGTCTCCGCCGATGTGGATCTCCCGTCGCTCGGAAGCGTGAGCGTGCTCCGCGTCAGCGACACGCGGGCCGCGCTCCTCCGGCTCGGAGCCGCCTGGCGCCGACTGCTGGAAGGGACCCGCGTGATCGCGGTTGTCGGCTCCAACGGAAAGACGACGACCGTCCGTCTGATCGACGCCGCGCTCGGCTCGGCGATGCGCGGCTCCGCCTCGATCAAGAGTTTCAACAACGAGATCGGTGTTCCCCTGACGATCCTGCGCGCCAAGCGTGGCGACCAGTACCTCGTCTGCGAGGTCGGCACCAGCGCGCCCGGCGAGATCGCAACGCTCTCTCAGGTGGTCCAGCCCGATGTCGCGGTCATCACGAGCATCGGCCGCGAGCACCTTGAGTTCTTCGGCTCCGTCAAGGGCGTCGCGACCGAGGAGTCCAGCGTGCTCGATCACCTCCGGCCCGGTGGGCTGGGCGTCTTCACCGCCGAATCCGCCGAACTCGATGATGTGCTCAAGGCAAGATCGCTCCGAAGCGACGCAGGATCTGGCCCCACCATGATCAGGTTCGGCACGTCCTCGACCGCGGACATCCGCGTCGTGAGCGTCGAGCAGGACGACTCCGGCCTGGACTTCACGCTCAACGACCGTGCACGATTCCGTGTCCCGCTGATCGGTGCCCACAACGCGTGCAACGCCGCCGCCGCAGTCGCCGTCGCCCGCCGACTTCGCCTCTCGGACGATGACATCCATCGCGGGCTCGCCTCGGCTCGGGGCGAGTCGATGCGGCTCGAGAGAACGCGCATCGGCGACATCGATCTGATCAACGACGCCTACAACGCGAATCCTGACTCCGTTCTCGCCGCGCTGGAGGCCCTCGGGGCTCTGAAACCGAAGCCCGGCGCGGGACGGGTTCTGGTTCTCGGCGACATGCTCGAACTCGGGCCGGATGGTCCCTCGCTTCACGACGACGTCCTCCGTGCCGTCGCGGGCGAGGCGGGCATCGATCGCGTCGTGCTCGTGGGCCCCATGATGTCGGCCCGCGCCGATCTGCTCGCGTCACGAGGCGATCTCGCCCGCGTGCTGGCTCTCGCAGATTCCACGCCCGAGCAGGCCGCCCGCGCCGCCTCCATGGTTCGCCCCGGCGATGTCGTGCTTCTGAAGGGCTCACGCGGGATGCGCCTCGAACGCATCGCCGACGCGATCGCCGCTCGCCACGCCTCGCCCGACCAGCACACGCTCCGCTCCCACTCGGCCGAGCCGGCCCAGACACGGAGCGTAAACGCCTGA
- the mraY gene encoding phospho-N-acetylmuramoyl-pentapeptide-transferase → MLYVLLSNIRDWLEANNLYWTMGILDQIQFRALAALLLAFFIVLVFGRRVIRLLVRLKIGDTGATDAEALRAHSQGKANTPTMGGALIVGAIAIATILLADVTKFYVQLALIVMLWTAILGGFDDWLKLTAARRGGSRQGLYAWEKLVFQLGLGLLVGFFVFNHADTAAAHDLGHVLNLPLQKTYESAQGDVSDQLIYLGRGAFIMLAVLMLTGMSNAVNITDGMDGLAGGISAAVSVGLLVLALIAGSEQASRYLLVPHIPFADELGVVAGAMIGACLGFLWWNCSPAHVFMGDTGSLALGALIGYIAIVTRQEAVVLLMSGIFLLEIASVTIQVGVFKATRMATGTGRRVFKIAPYHHALHLSGWKEQQIVARAWIVAVLLVAVALWTLKVR, encoded by the coding sequence ATGCTCTACGTCCTGCTCTCCAACATCCGCGACTGGCTCGAGGCGAACAACCTCTACTGGACCATGGGCATCCTCGACCAGATCCAGTTCCGCGCCCTCGCCGCGCTCCTGCTCGCGTTCTTCATCGTCCTCGTCTTCGGCCGGCGCGTGATCCGTCTCCTCGTCCGTCTCAAGATCGGCGACACCGGCGCGACCGACGCCGAGGCACTCCGTGCCCACTCCCAGGGCAAGGCGAACACGCCCACCATGGGCGGCGCGCTGATCGTCGGCGCGATCGCCATCGCCACGATCCTTCTCGCCGATGTCACGAAGTTCTACGTGCAACTCGCACTGATCGTCATGCTCTGGACCGCGATCCTCGGAGGGTTCGACGATTGGCTCAAGCTCACGGCCGCACGGCGCGGCGGCAGCCGCCAGGGCCTCTACGCGTGGGAAAAACTCGTCTTCCAGCTCGGGCTCGGCCTGCTCGTCGGGTTCTTCGTCTTCAATCACGCCGACACCGCCGCAGCCCACGACCTCGGCCACGTGCTCAACCTCCCGTTGCAGAAAACCTATGAGTCTGCCCAGGGCGATGTCTCGGATCAGCTCATCTACCTCGGGCGCGGCGCGTTCATCATGCTCGCCGTGCTCATGCTGACCGGCATGAGCAACGCCGTCAACATCACCGACGGCATGGACGGCCTCGCGGGGGGCATCAGCGCGGCGGTCTCCGTCGGTCTTCTGGTCCTCGCCCTGATCGCCGGCAGCGAGCAGGCCTCTCGATACCTGCTTGTGCCGCACATCCCCTTCGCCGACGAGCTCGGCGTGGTCGCCGGCGCGATGATCGGCGCGTGCCTCGGCTTCCTGTGGTGGAACTGCTCACCGGCTCATGTCTTCATGGGCGACACCGGCTCGCTCGCGCTCGGCGCGCTCATCGGTTACATCGCGATCGTGACCCGCCAAGAGGCCGTGGTCCTGCTCATGTCCGGCATCTTCCTCCTTGAGATCGCATCCGTCACGATCCAGGTCGGTGTCTTCAAGGCCACCCGCATGGCCACCGGCACAGGCAGGCGCGTCTTCAAGATCGCGCCGTACCACCACGCCCTCCACCTGTCGGGATGGAAAGAGCAGCAGATCGTCGCCCGCGCATGGATCGTCGCCGTGCTTCTCGTCGCCGTCGCGCTCTGGACACTCAAGGTCCGCTGA
- a CDS encoding terpene cyclase/mutase family protein, producing MIRVRPRLFRCGVPRVCLLIACALAHRHSAAQDIPPAAPPVSAPTAERPAARPDPLSDIAIEGRISAQNFVLENEITPELDASVTRGLAYLAQQQNSDGSFGDLRYERNIAITALACLAFMADGSVPGRGPYAEHVSKGLDFVLANVAENGLLASDAANGPMYGHGFATLFLGEVYGMTAGGGDTRLAQRTHEALVKAVRLIEATQNDQGGWRYNPVPYDADVSVTICLVMGLRSARNAGIEVSRDTIDRAVTYVRQCQNPDGGFKYQLDVGASAWPRSAAGVAALYYAGIYEDESLNRGLAYLTMAAMPGTGRAPRTHYFYGHYYAVQAMYLAGGEWWSRWWPATREELLAQQQDNGSWDDRSVGPTYSTAMALLVLQMPKRYLPIFQK from the coding sequence ATGATCCGCGTGCGGCCGAGGTTGTTCAGGTGTGGTGTTCCGCGTGTGTGCCTGCTCATCGCGTGCGCTCTGGCGCATCGACACTCGGCAGCACAGGACATCCCACCGGCCGCCCCACCAGTCTCCGCACCAACTGCGGAGCGTCCGGCAGCGCGGCCTGATCCCTTGAGCGACATTGCGATCGAGGGGCGTATCAGCGCGCAGAACTTCGTGCTCGAGAACGAGATCACGCCTGAGTTGGATGCGTCGGTGACCCGGGGGCTCGCGTATCTCGCGCAGCAGCAGAATTCTGACGGTTCGTTCGGGGATCTGCGATACGAGAGGAACATCGCGATCACCGCGCTCGCGTGTCTTGCGTTCATGGCCGACGGGAGTGTGCCGGGACGGGGCCCGTACGCCGAGCACGTCTCCAAAGGTCTCGACTTCGTGCTGGCGAACGTTGCGGAGAATGGCTTGCTGGCGTCGGACGCCGCGAACGGGCCGATGTACGGGCACGGGTTCGCGACGCTGTTCCTTGGCGAGGTCTATGGAATGACGGCGGGCGGTGGAGACACTCGCCTGGCGCAGCGGACGCACGAGGCGTTGGTGAAGGCCGTGCGCCTGATCGAGGCGACGCAGAACGACCAGGGCGGGTGGCGGTACAACCCGGTGCCGTACGACGCGGATGTGTCGGTCACGATCTGTCTTGTGATGGGTCTTCGTTCGGCGCGGAACGCGGGGATCGAGGTCTCTCGCGACACGATCGATCGCGCCGTGACCTATGTGCGCCAGTGCCAGAATCCTGACGGGGGGTTCAAGTATCAGCTCGACGTGGGAGCGTCGGCGTGGCCTCGTTCTGCGGCGGGCGTGGCCGCGCTGTACTACGCGGGGATCTATGAGGACGAGTCGCTGAATCGCGGGCTGGCGTATCTCACCATGGCGGCGATGCCGGGCACGGGCCGCGCGCCGCGCACGCACTACTTCTATGGGCATTACTACGCGGTGCAGGCGATGTACCTCGCGGGCGGGGAGTGGTGGTCCAGGTGGTGGCCCGCGACCCGCGAGGAGCTGCTCGCGCAGCAGCAGGACAACGGCTCGTGGGACGATCGATCCGTGGGGCCGACGTATTCGACGGCGATGGCGCTGCTTGTGCTTCAGATGCCGAAGCGGTATCTGCCGATCTTTCAGAAATGA
- a CDS encoding DNA translocase FtsK: MSGHTKKKNGKTPRAQRASKGDADSSPLGRRVAWLVGITAWAFIALAAVSFDPADPPSHAVWPQNDPVANLCGPVGAMASYHLFKLMGWGAWLLIGFSGLAMVMPMLGRAVTHMMVRAAGVVIIACSVSGIVALVAPRLGPIEGLAGGTIGAVVAEELFARFKQLGSMLWLLLFMVIGLIVVFDRWVLAIPALVFESLRPAAKRTAEVAGATAVGVGETTVRVGAKASGGILAAIVALFRKQRGTRIREHDLDDEPVAQRGGARANGRAKGTKAIIAGAAAPIDEDAGGLGGTQPIEIEPKKRKQRVERDEEEQSGPRPTLEAGKLVPVDDDRDEEDDEDAPGAPQVYSEDELREKIAKLPVRFGRDTRKVATEDDLRDLQGVSEMEGYQFPGLDLLEAPEENFSQVLEEMVREQAQALEGALRQYKIDGEVVGIESGPVITLYDVRLAPGTKVAQLNAIDSDIARSLKAVNIRIVPNQAGRDTVGIEVPNPTKERVRLKELMSNSEAFAKMKLPMFLGKDAAGDPLIADLTQMPHMLIAGTTGSGKSVCMNTIIMSFLYTKKPNELKLVLVDPKMVEMSQFKDIPHLMCPVVTEMAKAAAILEWACKKMDERYELLAEAGCRDIASYNELEWEDLKAALNPASPEEEARIPRRLPYMVFIIDELADLMMTNKEVEGSIIRIAQKARAVGIHLILATQRPQANVVTGLIKSNMPCRISFKVASGMDSRIVLDQKGGELLLGQGDMLYLSPRTSKLVRSQGTLVDDKEIRRVVRFMRDIAGPTFERQLMQIRSGGTDEERLIESENNSSASLAAAQEDPMFDRAVEIVLESGRGSVSLLQRRLAIGYTRSSRLIDLMGIAGIISDHKGSVARDVLITIEQWEAMKRLAAEDEKREQSAGTLFAGENEGDGSGRSVAPASEEAPWEDDEQSETSFDDETDENEDESDDEGNVAEMTEEIDEEGEEGDDEPPDPRVIRPDQRRNQGAA; the protein is encoded by the coding sequence ATGTCTGGACACACCAAGAAGAAGAACGGGAAGACTCCGCGCGCACAGAGGGCCTCGAAGGGGGACGCCGATTCGTCGCCGCTCGGCAGGCGTGTCGCGTGGCTTGTGGGGATCACGGCGTGGGCGTTCATTGCGCTGGCCGCGGTCTCGTTCGATCCTGCGGACCCTCCGTCACACGCGGTGTGGCCTCAGAACGACCCGGTCGCGAATCTGTGCGGTCCGGTGGGGGCGATGGCCTCGTACCACCTTTTCAAGTTGATGGGTTGGGGGGCGTGGCTGCTGATCGGGTTCAGCGGGTTGGCGATGGTGATGCCGATGCTGGGGCGGGCGGTGACGCACATGATGGTGCGAGCCGCGGGAGTCGTGATTATCGCCTGCTCGGTGAGCGGGATCGTTGCGTTGGTCGCGCCGCGGCTGGGGCCGATCGAGGGTCTTGCGGGCGGAACGATCGGGGCGGTCGTCGCGGAGGAGTTGTTCGCGCGGTTCAAGCAGCTGGGCAGCATGCTGTGGCTGCTGCTGTTCATGGTGATCGGATTGATCGTGGTGTTTGATCGCTGGGTGCTGGCGATTCCCGCGTTGGTGTTCGAGTCGCTGCGTCCGGCGGCGAAGCGGACGGCGGAGGTCGCGGGCGCGACGGCGGTGGGCGTGGGAGAGACGACGGTTCGCGTCGGCGCGAAGGCATCGGGGGGGATCCTGGCGGCGATCGTTGCGCTGTTCAGGAAGCAGCGCGGGACGCGCATCCGCGAGCACGATCTGGATGATGAGCCGGTGGCCCAGCGGGGCGGGGCCCGCGCGAACGGGCGAGCGAAGGGGACCAAGGCGATCATCGCTGGCGCGGCGGCACCGATCGATGAGGATGCGGGCGGGCTCGGCGGCACACAGCCGATCGAGATCGAGCCCAAGAAGCGCAAGCAGCGCGTCGAGAGGGACGAGGAGGAGCAGAGCGGCCCGAGGCCGACGCTGGAGGCCGGGAAGCTCGTGCCCGTGGATGACGATCGGGATGAGGAGGACGACGAGGATGCGCCGGGCGCTCCGCAGGTGTATTCAGAGGACGAGCTGCGCGAGAAGATCGCGAAGCTGCCGGTGCGCTTCGGGCGTGATACGCGCAAGGTCGCGACCGAGGATGACCTGCGTGACCTGCAGGGCGTCTCTGAGATGGAGGGGTACCAGTTCCCCGGGCTCGACCTGCTCGAGGCCCCGGAGGAGAACTTCTCGCAGGTGCTCGAGGAGATGGTGCGGGAGCAGGCCCAGGCGCTGGAGGGCGCGCTCCGCCAGTACAAGATCGACGGCGAGGTGGTGGGGATCGAGTCCGGCCCGGTGATCACGCTGTACGACGTGCGGCTTGCGCCCGGGACGAAGGTCGCGCAGTTGAATGCGATCGATTCGGACATCGCCCGCTCGCTGAAAGCCGTGAACATCCGTATCGTGCCGAACCAGGCGGGGCGGGACACGGTGGGCATCGAGGTGCCGAACCCGACGAAGGAGCGCGTGCGGCTGAAGGAGTTGATGAGCAACTCCGAGGCGTTCGCGAAGATGAAGCTGCCGATGTTCCTGGGGAAGGACGCGGCGGGAGATCCGCTGATCGCGGACCTGACGCAGATGCCTCACATGCTGATCGCGGGAACCACGGGTTCCGGCAAGTCGGTGTGCATGAACACGATCATCATGAGCTTCCTCTATACGAAGAAGCCCAACGAGCTCAAGCTCGTCCTCGTCGATCCGAAGATGGTGGAGATGAGCCAGTTCAAAGACATTCCGCACCTGATGTGCCCGGTGGTGACGGAGATGGCGAAGGCGGCGGCGATCCTTGAGTGGGCGTGCAAGAAGATGGACGAGCGGTACGAGCTGCTGGCGGAGGCGGGCTGCCGCGACATCGCGTCGTACAACGAGTTGGAGTGGGAGGATCTGAAGGCGGCGTTGAACCCTGCGTCACCCGAGGAGGAGGCGCGCATCCCGCGTCGCCTGCCCTACATGGTGTTCATCATCGACGAGCTGGCCGACCTGATGATGACGAACAAGGAGGTCGAGGGTTCGATCATCCGCATCGCGCAGAAGGCCCGCGCGGTCGGGATTCACCTGATCCTGGCGACGCAGCGGCCGCAGGCGAACGTGGTGACGGGACTGATCAAGTCGAACATGCCGTGCCGCATCTCGTTCAAGGTGGCGAGCGGGATGGACTCGCGGATCGTGCTCGATCAGAAGGGGGGCGAGTTGCTGCTGGGTCAGGGCGACATGCTGTACCTGTCGCCACGGACGAGCAAGCTGGTGCGTTCGCAGGGGACGCTGGTCGACGACAAGGAGATCCGGCGGGTCGTCCGGTTCATGCGCGACATCGCGGGGCCGACCTTCGAGCGCCAGCTCATGCAGATTCGTTCGGGCGGCACGGACGAGGAGCGGCTCATCGAGAGCGAGAACAACTCGTCGGCATCGCTCGCGGCGGCGCAGGAAGACCCGATGTTCGACCGCGCGGTGGAGATCGTGCTGGAGTCCGGACGCGGATCGGTGTCGCTCTTGCAGCGACGGCTCGCGATCGGGTACACACGCTCGAGCCGCCTGATTGATCTGATGGGCATCGCGGGGATCATCTCCGACCACAAGGGATCGGTGGCGCGGGACGTGCTCATCACGATCGAGCAGTGGGAGGCGATGAAGCGTCTGGCGGCGGAAGACGAGAAGCGTGAGCAGAGCGCGGGGACGCTCTTTGCGGGCGAGAACGAGGGAGATGGCTCAGGCAGGAGCGTTGCGCCGGCTTCGGAGGAGGCACCGTGGGAAGACGACGAGCAATCGGAGACTTCCTTTGATGATGAGACCGATGAGAACGAGGACGAGTCGGATGATGAAGGCAATGTCGCCGAGATGACCGAGGAGATCGACGAAGAGGGCGAGGAGGGGGACGATGAGCCGCCGGACCCTCGGGTGATCCGTCCGGACCAGCGTCGGAACCAGGGCGCGGCCTGA
- a CDS encoding HDIG domain-containing protein has protein sequence MSGLPSKSLAKGTRRSARPRRVSRLRGRSMRERIGTMLQSPRLGWGAAITLLFVAACWSLTVWTRAHPLVASGRVMNWTHVSRVEFKVEDPETTRRKRDEARERTPRVYVADDVLFEELTKSLTNLPATLAGVESLDGVDASIRTAFGLTPEMLAAIRAITPETTPTWSDRVLRLVESLKRRPILDKSTYQKESQEGLHATILLRVGSRLVQDVNRRAVLNLEDPVHFSEDVRAMATQAGLSGVLADLVMNRVRSLGRPTYSLDTGATAAAQAIAAESVEQEVRTIAAGQILFRRGEVLTQAQLDLVRAEAEAWKELAEPWRLRVRNISLLGAVSAIGLAMAGYAVLFCPAVRRNPLRMAALAALAVGMLALACVGTVSDPRLFGLTVTAPTVFFAVIVVIAYDQRVALAFGVLHGILVCIALNQPIGVMALIIVGVGVMVWRLKEIRHRNSLVATAVLDAAAMAVGMVVVSLIDRPITETTLVHAGFDAGWAAVGGLAVGFVSLGLLPTIERLFDITTGMTLIELRDPKQPLLRELQQRAPGTYNHSLNVATIAEAAADAIGADGLLTYVGALYHDIGKINKPEYFVENQFGGPNKHDKLSPAMSLLVIVGHVKDGMEMAREYGLPRKLMHFIEAHHGTTLVEYFFNRAKKQAERPGSDDKDSPSEFEYRYPGPRPRTKEVAILMVADAVESATRTLVEPTPSRIDALVRAIATKRLTDGQFDECDLTLRELQLIVESVSKTLASIYHGRISYASTEQIARNMGTHTTTSETRNVAPGTASGTTLGTASGGGGGAERGTSRGTDLPQSG, from the coding sequence ATGAGCGGACTGCCTTCAAAGTCGCTGGCGAAGGGAACGCGGCGCTCGGCGCGGCCGCGGCGGGTGTCGCGGTTGCGCGGGCGTTCCATGCGGGAACGAATCGGGACGATGCTGCAATCGCCTCGTCTTGGGTGGGGCGCGGCGATCACGCTGCTGTTTGTGGCGGCGTGCTGGTCCCTGACGGTGTGGACGCGGGCACACCCGCTGGTCGCATCCGGGCGGGTGATGAATTGGACGCACGTGTCTCGGGTCGAGTTCAAGGTGGAGGACCCGGAGACGACGCGCCGGAAACGCGATGAGGCGAGGGAGCGCACGCCGCGGGTGTATGTTGCGGATGATGTGCTGTTCGAGGAACTGACGAAGTCTCTGACGAACCTGCCGGCGACGCTGGCGGGGGTTGAGTCGCTGGATGGTGTGGACGCGTCGATCCGGACGGCTTTCGGGCTTACGCCCGAGATGCTGGCGGCGATCCGCGCGATCACGCCGGAGACCACGCCGACCTGGTCGGATCGGGTGCTGCGTCTGGTGGAGTCGCTGAAGCGGCGTCCGATTCTTGACAAGTCGACGTACCAGAAGGAGTCGCAGGAGGGTCTGCACGCGACGATCCTGCTCAGGGTCGGATCGCGTCTGGTGCAGGACGTGAATCGGCGCGCGGTGCTGAACCTGGAGGACCCGGTTCACTTCTCAGAAGATGTGCGCGCGATGGCGACGCAGGCGGGTCTCTCGGGCGTGCTCGCCGATCTTGTGATGAACCGCGTGAGGTCGTTGGGAAGGCCGACGTACTCGCTCGACACGGGCGCGACGGCGGCGGCTCAGGCGATCGCGGCGGAGTCGGTCGAGCAGGAGGTGCGGACGATCGCGGCGGGTCAGATTCTCTTCCGGCGCGGCGAGGTGCTGACGCAAGCGCAGCTCGATCTGGTTCGGGCCGAGGCGGAGGCGTGGAAGGAACTCGCGGAGCCGTGGCGTCTGCGGGTTCGGAACATCAGTCTGCTGGGCGCGGTGTCGGCGATCGGGCTGGCGATGGCCGGGTACGCGGTACTCTTCTGCCCTGCGGTGAGGCGGAATCCGCTGCGGATGGCGGCGCTCGCGGCACTGGCGGTCGGGATGCTGGCGTTGGCGTGCGTGGGGACCGTGTCGGATCCGCGTCTGTTCGGATTGACGGTCACTGCGCCGACGGTGTTCTTCGCGGTGATTGTGGTGATCGCGTATGACCAGCGGGTCGCGCTGGCGTTCGGCGTGCTGCACGGGATCCTGGTGTGCATCGCGCTCAACCAGCCGATCGGCGTGATGGCGCTGATCATCGTGGGCGTCGGGGTGATGGTGTGGAGGTTGAAAGAGATCCGGCATCGCAACTCGCTGGTGGCGACGGCGGTGCTCGACGCGGCGGCGATGGCCGTGGGGATGGTGGTGGTGAGTCTGATCGATCGGCCGATCACGGAGACGACGCTGGTGCACGCGGGGTTCGACGCGGGATGGGCCGCGGTGGGCGGGCTTGCCGTCGGCTTTGTCTCGCTCGGGCTCTTGCCGACGATCGAGCGTCTCTTTGACATCACGACGGGGATGACGCTGATCGAGTTGCGCGACCCGAAGCAGCCGCTGCTTCGCGAGTTGCAGCAGCGCGCGCCGGGGACGTACAACCACTCGCTGAACGTGGCGACGATCGCTGAAGCGGCGGCGGACGCGATCGGCGCGGATGGGCTGCTGACATACGTCGGCGCGCTCTACCACGATATCGGAAAGATCAACAAGCCGGAGTACTTCGTCGAGAACCAGTTCGGCGGTCCGAACAAGCACGACAAACTGAGCCCGGCGATGTCGCTGCTTGTGATTGTCGGGCACGTGAAGGACGGGATGGAGATGGCCCGTGAGTACGGGCTTCCCCGGAAGTTGATGCACTTCATCGAGGCCCACCACGGCACGACGCTTGTGGAGTATTTCTTCAATCGCGCGAAGAAGCAGGCGGAGCGTCCCGGCTCGGACGACAAGGACTCGCCGAGCGAGTTCGAGTATCGGTACCCGGGCCCGCGGCCCCGGACGAAAGAGGTCGCGATCCTGATGGTCGCGGATGCTGTGGAGAGTGCGACGCGGACGCTGGTGGAGCCGACGCCGAGCCGCATCGACGCGCTGGTGCGTGCGATCGCGACCAAGCGATTGACGGACGGGCAGTTCGATGAGTGTGACCTGACGCTGCGTGAGTTGCAGTTGATCGTGGAATCGGTTTCGAAGACGCTGGCGTCGATCTATCACGGACGCATCAGTTACGCGAGCACCGAGCAGATCGCCCGAAACATGGGAACGCACACGACCACGAGCGAGACACGGAACGTTGCACCGGGCACGGCGTCGGGAACAACGCTGGGGACGGCTTCGGGCGGGGGAGGCGGCGCGGAACGCGGAACTTCGCGCGGCACGGATCTGCCTCAGAGCGGTTGA